One Peromyscus leucopus breed LL Stock chromosome 4, UCI_PerLeu_2.1, whole genome shotgun sequence genomic region harbors:
- the Snph gene encoding syntaphilin isoform X4 has translation MAMSLQGSRRASAGSRSGGTLGRSGLAVFAQCPQLPASQNEQLPLLPASRRTSPPVSVRDAYGTSSLSSSSNSGSCKGSDSSPTPRRSMKYTLCSDNHGIKPPTPEQYLTPLQQKEVCIRHLRARLKDTQDRLQDRDTEIDDLKTQLSRMQEDWIEEECHRVEAQLALKEARKEIRQLKQVIDTVKNNLIDKDKGLQKYFVDINIQNKKLETLLHSMEVAQNGVAKEDGTGESAGGSPARSLTRSSTYTKLSDPAVCGDRQPGDPSSASAEDGADSGFVAADDTLSRTDALEASSLLSSGVDCGLEEASLHSSFNLGPRFPASNTYEKLLCGMEAGVQASCMQERAIQTDFVQYQPDLDTILEKVGQAQVCGTVPKDRHSELDPYPSGPRDPNSAVVVTVGDEPEAPEPITCGPATHRPAANSNPGLPVSVVCPVEEEEEAAATDKEPKSYWSRHYIVDLLAVVVPAVPTVAWLCRSQRRQGQPIYNISSLLRGCCTVALHSIRRISCRSLSQPGSSSAGGSQL, from the exons ATGGCCATGTCCCTGCAGGGAAGTAGACGGGCCTCTGCTGGATCTCGCAG CGGGGGCACTTTAGGCCGTAGTGGCCTGGCAGTGTTCGCCCAGTGCCCACAGCTGCCCGCCAGCCAGAATGAGCAGCTGCCTCTTCTCCCCGCCTCCAGGCGTACTTCTCCACCTGTGAGTGTGCGGGACGCCTACGGCACCTcttccctcagcagcagcagcaactctGGCTCCTGCAAGGGCAGCGACAGCAGCCCCACACCGAG GCGCTCCATGAAGTATACACTATGCAGCGACAACCATGGCATcaagccccccaccccagagCAGTACCTGACTCCACTGCAGCAGAAGGAAGTCTGCATCCGGCATCTGAGGGCCCGGCTCAAGGACACACAGGACCGGCTCCAGGACCG GGACACGGAGATTGATGACCTGAAGACCCAGCTGTCCCGCATGCAGGAGGACTGGATTGAGGAGGAGTGCCACCGCGTGGAAGCCCAGCTGGCTCTGAAGGAGGCCCGCAAGGAGATCAGGCAGCTGAAGCAGGTCATCGACACTGTCAAGAACAACCTGATTGACAAGGACAAGGGGCTGCAGAAGTACTTCGTGGACATCAACATCCAGAACAAGAAGCTGGAGACACTCCTGCACAGCATGGAGGTAGCCCAGAATGGGGTAGCCAAGGAGGACGGAACTGGGGAGTCGGCTGGCGGGTCCCCTGCACGCTCCCTCACCCGCAGCTCCACCTACACCAAGCTGAGTGACCCAGCTGTCTGTGGGGACCGCCAGCCAGGGGATCCCTCCAGCGCCTCTGCTGAGGACGGAGCCGACAGTGGCTTCGTCGCTGCCGACGACACACTGAGTCGGACGGACGCCCTGGAGGCCAGCAGCCTGCTGTCGTCAGGAGTGGACTGTGGCCTCGAGGAAGCCTCGCTGCACAGCTCCTTCAACCTGGGCCCCCGCTTCCCTGCCAGCAACACCTACGAGAAGCTGCTGTGCGGCATGGAGGCTGGCGTGCAAGCCAGCTGCATGCAGGAGCGGGCCATCCAGACAGACTTCGTGCAGTACCAGCCTGACCTGGACACCATCCTGGAGAAAGTAGGCCAGGCTCAGGTGTGTGGGACAGTCCCCAAGGACAGGCACTCAGAGCTGGATCCCTACCCCTCAGGGCCCAGAGACCCCAACTCAGCAGTGGTGGTGACAGTGGGTGACGAACCCGAGGCCCCAGAGCCCATCACCTGTGGGCCAGCTACACACCGGCCTGCGGCCAACTCCAACCCGGGACTGCCAGTGAGCGTGGTgtgtcctgtggaagaggaggaggaggcagctgccACCGACAAGGAACCCAAGAGTTACTGGAGCCGCCACTACATTGTGGatctgctggctgtggtggtgccaGCTGTGCCAACAGTGGCCTGGCTCTGCCGCTCCCAGCGGCGCCAGGGGCAGCCCATTTACAACATCAGCTCCCTGCTGCGGGGCTGCTGCACAGTGGCCTTGCACTCCATCCGTAGGATCAGCTGCCGCTCGCTGAGCCAGCCGGGCTCCAGCTCAGCGGGCGgctcccagctctga
- the Snph gene encoding syntaphilin isoform X1, whose protein sequence is MPGSGPSERMTWPGPALPTPPTTRPLSSAPGTPPIPPLTRTRSLMAMSLQGSRRASAGSRRRTSPPVSVRDAYGTSSLSSSSNSGSCKGSDSSPTPRRSMKYTLCSDNHGIKPPTPEQYLTPLQQKEVCIRHLRARLKDTQDRLQDRDTEIDDLKTQLSRMQEDWIEEECHRVEAQLALKEARKEIRQLKQVIDTVKNNLIDKDKGLQKYFVDINIQNKKLETLLHSMEVAQNGVAKEDGTGESAGGSPARSLTRSSTYTKLSDPAVCGDRQPGDPSSASAEDGADSGFVAADDTLSRTDALEASSLLSSGVDCGLEEASLHSSFNLGPRFPASNTYEKLLCGMEAGVQASCMQERAIQTDFVQYQPDLDTILEKVGQAQVCGTVPKDRHSELDPYPSGPRDPNSAVVVTVGDEPEAPEPITCGPATHRPAANSNPGLPVSVVCPVEEEEEAAATDKEPKSYWSRHYIVDLLAVVVPAVPTVAWLCRSQRRQGQPIYNISSLLRGCCTVALHSIRRISCRSLSQPGSSSAGGSQL, encoded by the exons ATGCCAGGCAGTGGCCCCAGTGAGAGGATGACATGGCCCGGCCCTGCCCTCCCTACGCCCCCCACAACCCgccctctctcctcagccccgGGAACACCGCCCATCCCACCGCTAACCAGGACCCGCAGCCTCATGGCCATGTCCCTGCAGGGAAGTAGACGGGCCTCTGCTGGATCTCGCAG GCGTACTTCTCCACCTGTGAGTGTGCGGGACGCCTACGGCACCTcttccctcagcagcagcagcaactctGGCTCCTGCAAGGGCAGCGACAGCAGCCCCACACCGAG GCGCTCCATGAAGTATACACTATGCAGCGACAACCATGGCATcaagccccccaccccagagCAGTACCTGACTCCACTGCAGCAGAAGGAAGTCTGCATCCGGCATCTGAGGGCCCGGCTCAAGGACACACAGGACCGGCTCCAGGACCG GGACACGGAGATTGATGACCTGAAGACCCAGCTGTCCCGCATGCAGGAGGACTGGATTGAGGAGGAGTGCCACCGCGTGGAAGCCCAGCTGGCTCTGAAGGAGGCCCGCAAGGAGATCAGGCAGCTGAAGCAGGTCATCGACACTGTCAAGAACAACCTGATTGACAAGGACAAGGGGCTGCAGAAGTACTTCGTGGACATCAACATCCAGAACAAGAAGCTGGAGACACTCCTGCACAGCATGGAGGTAGCCCAGAATGGGGTAGCCAAGGAGGACGGAACTGGGGAGTCGGCTGGCGGGTCCCCTGCACGCTCCCTCACCCGCAGCTCCACCTACACCAAGCTGAGTGACCCAGCTGTCTGTGGGGACCGCCAGCCAGGGGATCCCTCCAGCGCCTCTGCTGAGGACGGAGCCGACAGTGGCTTCGTCGCTGCCGACGACACACTGAGTCGGACGGACGCCCTGGAGGCCAGCAGCCTGCTGTCGTCAGGAGTGGACTGTGGCCTCGAGGAAGCCTCGCTGCACAGCTCCTTCAACCTGGGCCCCCGCTTCCCTGCCAGCAACACCTACGAGAAGCTGCTGTGCGGCATGGAGGCTGGCGTGCAAGCCAGCTGCATGCAGGAGCGGGCCATCCAGACAGACTTCGTGCAGTACCAGCCTGACCTGGACACCATCCTGGAGAAAGTAGGCCAGGCTCAGGTGTGTGGGACAGTCCCCAAGGACAGGCACTCAGAGCTGGATCCCTACCCCTCAGGGCCCAGAGACCCCAACTCAGCAGTGGTGGTGACAGTGGGTGACGAACCCGAGGCCCCAGAGCCCATCACCTGTGGGCCAGCTACACACCGGCCTGCGGCCAACTCCAACCCGGGACTGCCAGTGAGCGTGGTgtgtcctgtggaagaggaggaggaggcagctgccACCGACAAGGAACCCAAGAGTTACTGGAGCCGCCACTACATTGTGGatctgctggctgtggtggtgccaGCTGTGCCAACAGTGGCCTGGCTCTGCCGCTCCCAGCGGCGCCAGGGGCAGCCCATTTACAACATCAGCTCCCTGCTGCGGGGCTGCTGCACAGTGGCCTTGCACTCCATCCGTAGGATCAGCTGCCGCTCGCTGAGCCAGCCGGGCTCCAGCTCAGCGGGCGgctcccagctctga
- the Snph gene encoding syntaphilin isoform X3: MAMSLQGSRRASAGSRRRSMKYTLCSDNHGIKPPTPEQYLTPLQQKEVCIRHLRARLKDTQDRLQDRDTEIDDLKTQLSRMQEDWIEEECHRVEAQLALKEARKEIRQLKQVIDTVKNNLIDKDKGLQKYFVDINIQNKKLETLLHSMEVAQNGVAKEDGTGESAGGSPARSLTRSSTYTKLSDPAVCGDRQPGDPSSASAEDGADSGFVAADDTLSRTDALEASSLLSSGVDCGLEEASLHSSFNLGPRFPASNTYEKLLCGMEAGVQASCMQERAIQTDFVQYQPDLDTILEKVGQAQVCGTVPKDRHSELDPYPSGPRDPNSAVVVTVGDEPEAPEPITCGPATHRPAANSNPGLPVSVVCPVEEEEEAAATDKEPKSYWSRHYIVDLLAVVVPAVPTVAWLCRSQRRQGQPIYNISSLLRGCCTVALHSIRRISCRSLSQPGSSSAGGSQL, from the exons ATGGCCATGTCCCTGCAGGGAAGTAGACGGGCCTCTGCTGGATCTCGCAG GCGCTCCATGAAGTATACACTATGCAGCGACAACCATGGCATcaagccccccaccccagagCAGTACCTGACTCCACTGCAGCAGAAGGAAGTCTGCATCCGGCATCTGAGGGCCCGGCTCAAGGACACACAGGACCGGCTCCAGGACCG GGACACGGAGATTGATGACCTGAAGACCCAGCTGTCCCGCATGCAGGAGGACTGGATTGAGGAGGAGTGCCACCGCGTGGAAGCCCAGCTGGCTCTGAAGGAGGCCCGCAAGGAGATCAGGCAGCTGAAGCAGGTCATCGACACTGTCAAGAACAACCTGATTGACAAGGACAAGGGGCTGCAGAAGTACTTCGTGGACATCAACATCCAGAACAAGAAGCTGGAGACACTCCTGCACAGCATGGAGGTAGCCCAGAATGGGGTAGCCAAGGAGGACGGAACTGGGGAGTCGGCTGGCGGGTCCCCTGCACGCTCCCTCACCCGCAGCTCCACCTACACCAAGCTGAGTGACCCAGCTGTCTGTGGGGACCGCCAGCCAGGGGATCCCTCCAGCGCCTCTGCTGAGGACGGAGCCGACAGTGGCTTCGTCGCTGCCGACGACACACTGAGTCGGACGGACGCCCTGGAGGCCAGCAGCCTGCTGTCGTCAGGAGTGGACTGTGGCCTCGAGGAAGCCTCGCTGCACAGCTCCTTCAACCTGGGCCCCCGCTTCCCTGCCAGCAACACCTACGAGAAGCTGCTGTGCGGCATGGAGGCTGGCGTGCAAGCCAGCTGCATGCAGGAGCGGGCCATCCAGACAGACTTCGTGCAGTACCAGCCTGACCTGGACACCATCCTGGAGAAAGTAGGCCAGGCTCAGGTGTGTGGGACAGTCCCCAAGGACAGGCACTCAGAGCTGGATCCCTACCCCTCAGGGCCCAGAGACCCCAACTCAGCAGTGGTGGTGACAGTGGGTGACGAACCCGAGGCCCCAGAGCCCATCACCTGTGGGCCAGCTACACACCGGCCTGCGGCCAACTCCAACCCGGGACTGCCAGTGAGCGTGGTgtgtcctgtggaagaggaggaggaggcagctgccACCGACAAGGAACCCAAGAGTTACTGGAGCCGCCACTACATTGTGGatctgctggctgtggtggtgccaGCTGTGCCAACAGTGGCCTGGCTCTGCCGCTCCCAGCGGCGCCAGGGGCAGCCCATTTACAACATCAGCTCCCTGCTGCGGGGCTGCTGCACAGTGGCCTTGCACTCCATCCGTAGGATCAGCTGCCGCTCGCTGAGCCAGCCGGGCTCCAGCTCAGCGGGCGgctcccagctctga
- the Snph gene encoding syntaphilin isoform X2: MAMSLQGSRRASAGSRRRTSPPVSVRDAYGTSSLSSSSNSGSCKGSDSSPTPRRSMKYTLCSDNHGIKPPTPEQYLTPLQQKEVCIRHLRARLKDTQDRLQDRDTEIDDLKTQLSRMQEDWIEEECHRVEAQLALKEARKEIRQLKQVIDTVKNNLIDKDKGLQKYFVDINIQNKKLETLLHSMEVAQNGVAKEDGTGESAGGSPARSLTRSSTYTKLSDPAVCGDRQPGDPSSASAEDGADSGFVAADDTLSRTDALEASSLLSSGVDCGLEEASLHSSFNLGPRFPASNTYEKLLCGMEAGVQASCMQERAIQTDFVQYQPDLDTILEKVGQAQVCGTVPKDRHSELDPYPSGPRDPNSAVVVTVGDEPEAPEPITCGPATHRPAANSNPGLPVSVVCPVEEEEEAAATDKEPKSYWSRHYIVDLLAVVVPAVPTVAWLCRSQRRQGQPIYNISSLLRGCCTVALHSIRRISCRSLSQPGSSSAGGSQL, translated from the exons ATGGCCATGTCCCTGCAGGGAAGTAGACGGGCCTCTGCTGGATCTCGCAG GCGTACTTCTCCACCTGTGAGTGTGCGGGACGCCTACGGCACCTcttccctcagcagcagcagcaactctGGCTCCTGCAAGGGCAGCGACAGCAGCCCCACACCGAG GCGCTCCATGAAGTATACACTATGCAGCGACAACCATGGCATcaagccccccaccccagagCAGTACCTGACTCCACTGCAGCAGAAGGAAGTCTGCATCCGGCATCTGAGGGCCCGGCTCAAGGACACACAGGACCGGCTCCAGGACCG GGACACGGAGATTGATGACCTGAAGACCCAGCTGTCCCGCATGCAGGAGGACTGGATTGAGGAGGAGTGCCACCGCGTGGAAGCCCAGCTGGCTCTGAAGGAGGCCCGCAAGGAGATCAGGCAGCTGAAGCAGGTCATCGACACTGTCAAGAACAACCTGATTGACAAGGACAAGGGGCTGCAGAAGTACTTCGTGGACATCAACATCCAGAACAAGAAGCTGGAGACACTCCTGCACAGCATGGAGGTAGCCCAGAATGGGGTAGCCAAGGAGGACGGAACTGGGGAGTCGGCTGGCGGGTCCCCTGCACGCTCCCTCACCCGCAGCTCCACCTACACCAAGCTGAGTGACCCAGCTGTCTGTGGGGACCGCCAGCCAGGGGATCCCTCCAGCGCCTCTGCTGAGGACGGAGCCGACAGTGGCTTCGTCGCTGCCGACGACACACTGAGTCGGACGGACGCCCTGGAGGCCAGCAGCCTGCTGTCGTCAGGAGTGGACTGTGGCCTCGAGGAAGCCTCGCTGCACAGCTCCTTCAACCTGGGCCCCCGCTTCCCTGCCAGCAACACCTACGAGAAGCTGCTGTGCGGCATGGAGGCTGGCGTGCAAGCCAGCTGCATGCAGGAGCGGGCCATCCAGACAGACTTCGTGCAGTACCAGCCTGACCTGGACACCATCCTGGAGAAAGTAGGCCAGGCTCAGGTGTGTGGGACAGTCCCCAAGGACAGGCACTCAGAGCTGGATCCCTACCCCTCAGGGCCCAGAGACCCCAACTCAGCAGTGGTGGTGACAGTGGGTGACGAACCCGAGGCCCCAGAGCCCATCACCTGTGGGCCAGCTACACACCGGCCTGCGGCCAACTCCAACCCGGGACTGCCAGTGAGCGTGGTgtgtcctgtggaagaggaggaggaggcagctgccACCGACAAGGAACCCAAGAGTTACTGGAGCCGCCACTACATTGTGGatctgctggctgtggtggtgccaGCTGTGCCAACAGTGGCCTGGCTCTGCCGCTCCCAGCGGCGCCAGGGGCAGCCCATTTACAACATCAGCTCCCTGCTGCGGGGCTGCTGCACAGTGGCCTTGCACTCCATCCGTAGGATCAGCTGCCGCTCGCTGAGCCAGCCGGGCTCCAGCTCAGCGGGCGgctcccagctctga